From Actinoplanes oblitus, a single genomic window includes:
- a CDS encoding acetyl/propionyl/methylcrotonyl-CoA carboxylase subunit alpha — MIRKLLVANRGEIALRIFRTCRSLGIETVGVYAELADLHVGQADVAVEIESFLHGAQIIEAARRAGADAVHPGYGFLSENAAFARDVLAAGLIWIGPDPDAIEAMGDKIRAKKLVAAAGVPVLEGGAYPLLIKAAAGGGGRGMRVVTEAGALEAALAAAEAEARSAFGDGTVFTEPYLPQARHVEVQVLGDQHGRIWVVGDRDCSVQRRHQKIIEEAPAFGLSDQTRAALHRHARNAAEAVDYQGAGTVEFLVDGDRIFFLEMNTRLQVEHPVTEAVTGLDLVAWQLAIAEGRELGDAPPPPTGHAIEARLYAEDPASDFAPQTGRIRAFDFDTPGVRVDAGVAAGSEVGIRYDAMLAKIVAYGPDRGSAIRLLGDALRRGVIHGLTTNLDLLRAIVRDDDFVAGRVDTALLDRRLADWIDGGEDHAVRKAALAAAVGSAVRTAVSGNVQARIPAAWRNVPSQQRVRTYRRGPVEYAVGYRSRGGRLESSWLPGVSVLAADGDRVVLDDHGVRESYRVSVVDGGVDVDGPGGSFDLRDVPLFTDPAGKLAAGSLLAAMPGLVVAVHVEPGQAVAAGDPVVVLEAMKMQQTLTAPGDGLVASLSAVVGRQVAAGDVLAVIDATGEPSSPVADSPPSRADDASPPSVDPSSSRS; from the coding sequence GTGATCCGTAAGTTGCTGGTTGCCAACCGCGGGGAGATCGCCCTGCGGATCTTCCGGACCTGCCGGTCGCTCGGCATCGAGACCGTCGGTGTGTACGCCGAGCTCGCCGACCTGCATGTCGGGCAAGCCGACGTCGCCGTCGAGATCGAGTCCTTCCTGCACGGAGCCCAGATCATCGAGGCGGCGCGCCGGGCCGGTGCCGACGCCGTCCACCCCGGCTACGGCTTCCTCTCCGAGAACGCCGCCTTCGCCCGCGACGTGCTGGCCGCCGGGCTGATCTGGATCGGTCCCGACCCGGACGCGATCGAGGCGATGGGCGACAAGATCCGTGCCAAGAAGCTGGTCGCCGCGGCCGGTGTCCCGGTCCTCGAAGGGGGCGCCTACCCGCTGTTGATCAAGGCGGCGGCCGGTGGCGGAGGGCGTGGCATGCGGGTGGTCACCGAGGCGGGGGCACTGGAGGCCGCGCTGGCGGCGGCCGAGGCCGAGGCCCGTTCGGCGTTCGGCGACGGGACCGTGTTCACCGAGCCGTACCTGCCGCAGGCCCGGCACGTCGAGGTGCAGGTGCTCGGCGACCAGCACGGCCGCATCTGGGTGGTCGGCGATCGGGACTGCTCGGTCCAGCGCCGGCACCAGAAGATCATCGAGGAGGCGCCGGCGTTCGGGCTGTCCGACCAGACCCGGGCGGCGCTGCACCGGCACGCGCGCAACGCCGCCGAGGCGGTGGACTACCAGGGTGCCGGCACCGTCGAGTTCCTCGTCGACGGCGATCGGATCTTCTTCCTGGAGATGAACACCCGCCTCCAGGTGGAGCACCCGGTCACCGAGGCGGTGACCGGTCTCGATCTGGTCGCCTGGCAGCTGGCCATCGCCGAGGGCCGGGAACTGGGCGACGCGCCGCCGCCTCCGACCGGCCACGCCATCGAGGCTCGCCTCTACGCGGAGGACCCGGCGAGTGACTTCGCCCCGCAGACCGGCCGGATCCGCGCCTTCGACTTCGACACCCCCGGCGTACGGGTGGATGCCGGCGTGGCGGCCGGAAGCGAGGTCGGCATCCGGTACGACGCGATGCTCGCCAAGATCGTGGCGTATGGGCCCGACCGGGGGTCGGCGATCCGGCTGCTCGGCGACGCCCTGCGGCGCGGAGTGATCCACGGACTCACCACGAACCTGGATCTGCTGCGCGCGATAGTGCGGGACGACGATTTCGTGGCCGGTCGGGTGGACACCGCGCTGCTGGACCGCCGGCTCGCCGACTGGATCGACGGCGGTGAGGACCACGCGGTCCGGAAAGCGGCTCTCGCGGCGGCGGTGGGATCGGCGGTCCGGACCGCGGTGTCCGGGAACGTCCAGGCGCGGATCCCGGCGGCCTGGCGCAACGTGCCCAGCCAGCAGCGGGTGCGGACCTATCGGCGCGGGCCTGTCGAGTACGCGGTCGGCTACCGGTCGCGGGGTGGCCGGCTGGAGTCGTCCTGGCTGCCCGGGGTGAGCGTGCTCGCCGCCGACGGGGACCGGGTGGTCCTGGACGATCACGGGGTCCGGGAGAGCTACCGGGTGAGCGTGGTCGACGGCGGGGTGGACGTGGACGGGCCGGGCGGGTCGTTCGACCTGCGAGACGTACCGCTCTTCACCGATCCGGCGGGGAAACTGGCCGCCGGATCGCTCCTGGCCGCCATGCCGGGGCTGGTGGTGGCGGTGCACGTGGAACCCGGTCAGGCGGTGGCGGCAGGGGATCCGGTCGTGGTCCTGGAGGCCATGAAGATGCAGCAGACGCTGACCGCTCCGGGGGATGGGCTGGTGGCCTCGCTGAGCGCGGTCGTCGGGCGGCAGGTCGCCGCCGGTGACGTCCTCGCCGTGATCGACGCCACCGGCGAGCCGTCCTCCCCGGTCGCCGATTCGCCCCCGTCCCGGGCTGACGATGCCTCCCCGCCGTCCGTCGATCCCTCGTCGTCCAGGAGTTGA
- a CDS encoding acyl-CoA carboxylase subunit beta, translated as MSLPPAYQKNREAMLERVADLDRQHAQALAGGGPKAVDRHHGRGKMTARERIELLIDPDSAFLELSPLAGWGTDFAVGGSVVTGLGVVEGVECMIVANDPTVRGGSSNPVTLKKSFRAAQIAAENRLPTINLVESGGADLPTQKDIFIPGGRHFRGLTEASADRRPTIALVFGNSTAGGAYVPGMSDYVVMVAGGAKVFLGGPPLVKMATGEESDDESLGGAEMHARISGLADYLAVDEHDAIRIGRQIVRRLNWRKLGPAPSTDYPEPVLDVEELLGIVPADLKIPFDPRDVIARIVDGSEFDEFKPLYGTSLVTGWARLHGYPIGILANAQGVLFSEEAQKAGQFIQLANQSDTPLLFLHNTTGYMVGKDYEQGGIIKHGAQMINAVSNSAVPHLSIVMGASYGAGNYGMSGRAYDPRFMFSWAGAKSAVMGPAQLAGVVSIVSRQAAAASGRPFDEEADARTRAAIEAQIERESLAYVTSGMLYDDGVIDPRDTRTVLGICLSVIHNAPVRGAQGYGVFRL; from the coding sequence ATGAGCCTGCCCCCGGCGTACCAGAAGAATCGGGAAGCGATGCTGGAGCGGGTCGCGGACCTGGACCGGCAGCATGCCCAGGCCCTGGCCGGAGGCGGGCCGAAGGCCGTCGACCGCCACCATGGGCGCGGGAAGATGACGGCGCGCGAGCGGATCGAATTGCTGATCGATCCGGACTCGGCGTTCCTGGAGTTGAGCCCCCTGGCCGGCTGGGGCACCGATTTCGCGGTCGGCGGTTCGGTGGTGACCGGGCTCGGCGTAGTCGAGGGCGTCGAATGCATGATCGTCGCGAACGATCCGACGGTGCGCGGCGGGTCCAGCAATCCGGTCACGCTGAAGAAGAGCTTCCGGGCCGCGCAGATCGCCGCGGAGAACCGGCTGCCGACGATCAACCTGGTGGAGTCCGGTGGCGCCGATCTGCCCACCCAGAAGGACATCTTCATTCCGGGCGGTAGGCATTTCCGGGGATTGACCGAGGCGAGCGCCGATCGACGCCCGACGATCGCCCTGGTGTTCGGGAACTCGACGGCCGGCGGCGCCTACGTGCCCGGGATGAGCGACTACGTGGTGATGGTGGCCGGCGGGGCGAAGGTGTTCCTCGGCGGGCCGCCGCTGGTCAAGATGGCGACCGGCGAGGAGTCGGACGACGAGTCGCTGGGCGGCGCGGAGATGCACGCGCGGATCTCCGGGCTGGCCGACTACCTCGCTGTTGACGAGCACGACGCGATCCGGATCGGACGTCAGATCGTGCGCCGGCTGAACTGGCGCAAGCTCGGCCCGGCGCCGTCCACCGATTACCCGGAGCCGGTCCTGGACGTCGAGGAACTGCTCGGCATCGTGCCGGCCGATCTCAAGATCCCGTTCGACCCGCGCGACGTGATCGCGAGGATCGTCGACGGAAGCGAGTTCGACGAGTTCAAGCCGCTGTACGGGACGAGCCTGGTGACCGGCTGGGCGCGGCTGCACGGCTACCCGATCGGGATCCTGGCGAACGCGCAGGGCGTGCTGTTCAGCGAGGAGGCGCAGAAGGCCGGCCAGTTCATCCAGCTGGCCAACCAGAGCGACACACCGCTGCTGTTCCTGCACAACACGACCGGCTACATGGTCGGCAAGGACTACGAGCAGGGCGGGATCATCAAGCACGGCGCCCAGATGATCAATGCGGTGTCGAACTCGGCGGTGCCGCACCTGTCGATAGTGATGGGCGCGTCGTACGGCGCCGGGAACTACGGGATGAGCGGGCGTGCCTACGATCCGCGGTTCATGTTCAGCTGGGCCGGGGCGAAATCGGCGGTGATGGGGCCGGCCCAGCTCGCCGGGGTGGTGTCCATCGTGTCCCGGCAGGCGGCCGCGGCGAGCGGGCGGCCGTTCGACGAGGAGGCGGACGCGCGGACCCGGGCGGCGATCGAGGCGCAGATCGAGCGGGAGTCGCTGGCGTACGTCACGTCCGGGATGCTCTACGACGACGGGGTGATCGATCCCCGGGACACCCGGACGGTGCTCGGCATCTGCCTGTCCGTCATCCACAACGCGCCCGTGCGGGGTGCTCAGGGGTATGGGGTGTTCCGGCTGTGA
- a CDS encoding acyclic terpene utilization AtuA family protein, with amino-acid sequence MREMLDGGPLDYLTGDYLAELTMLILGRDRQKDPDLGYAKTFRHQVADCLDTIRSSDVRIVSNAGGLNPAALARAIRALAPDLTVAHVEGDQLAWPGAITANAYLGAFGIAEALRAGADIVVTGRVTDASLTLGPALAEFGWTRDDLDELAAGVVAGHVLECGTQATGGNFSGFTRLDLSRPLGFPIAEIDADGTVRITKHPAHGGAVTVDTVTAQLVYEIDSPGYLHPDVTARLDTVHLVQDAPDQVKIFGVRGAAPPSTTKVGINRLGGYRNSVSFVLTGLDIEQKAAWVRRQLAAALTTRPAELTWDLARTDRPDPATQAEASAILRCHVKDPDPEVVGRAFSNAAVELALASYPGFHVTAPPSAATPFGVFEAAYLPQSEVPHVAVLPDGTRLDITPPSAAGPDGGVPPRDTTVASSSGSAAGPDGGVPPRDTTVRASSGSAAGAGGGVPPGDATVASSSGSAAGAGGGVPSPDTTVRASRGTTAVPLGRLVYARSGDKGGTANVGVWVPAEHPHRRDAYEWLAGWLDADRVRALLPEAAGLDLTVHRLPRLAALNIVIEGLLGDGVAASTRFDPQAKAVGEWLRARTADIPTELLG; translated from the coding sequence ATGCGCGAGATGCTCGACGGCGGCCCGCTCGACTATCTGACCGGTGACTACCTGGCCGAGCTGACCATGCTCATCCTGGGCCGGGATCGCCAGAAGGACCCGGATCTGGGCTACGCCAAGACGTTCCGGCACCAGGTCGCCGACTGCCTCGACACGATCAGGTCGAGCGATGTCCGGATCGTCAGCAACGCCGGTGGGCTCAACCCGGCCGCCCTGGCCCGGGCGATCCGCGCCCTCGCCCCCGACCTCACCGTCGCCCACGTCGAGGGCGACCAGCTCGCCTGGCCGGGGGCGATCACGGCCAACGCGTACCTCGGCGCCTTCGGCATCGCCGAAGCCCTCCGCGCCGGCGCCGACATCGTCGTCACCGGCCGGGTCACCGACGCCTCGCTCACCCTCGGACCGGCCCTCGCCGAGTTCGGCTGGACCCGCGACGACCTCGACGAACTCGCCGCCGGGGTGGTCGCCGGCCACGTACTGGAGTGCGGCACGCAGGCCACCGGCGGCAACTTCAGCGGCTTCACCCGGCTCGACCTGAGCCGCCCACTGGGCTTCCCGATCGCCGAGATCGACGCGGACGGCACGGTCCGGATCACCAAGCACCCCGCCCACGGTGGCGCCGTCACCGTCGACACGGTCACCGCCCAGCTCGTCTACGAGATCGACTCGCCGGGCTATCTCCACCCCGACGTCACCGCCCGCCTCGACACCGTCCACCTGGTCCAGGACGCTCCGGACCAGGTCAAGATCTTCGGCGTACGCGGTGCGGCCCCGCCCAGCACCACCAAGGTGGGGATCAACCGGCTGGGCGGGTACCGCAACTCCGTCTCGTTCGTCCTCACCGGACTCGACATCGAGCAGAAGGCGGCCTGGGTCCGGCGGCAGCTCGCAGCGGCCCTGACCACCCGGCCCGCCGAGCTGACCTGGGACCTGGCCCGCACCGACCGTCCCGACCCGGCCACCCAGGCCGAGGCGTCCGCGATCCTGCGCTGTCACGTCAAGGACCCGGACCCGGAGGTCGTCGGCCGCGCGTTCAGCAACGCCGCCGTCGAACTGGCCCTCGCCTCCTACCCGGGCTTCCACGTGACCGCCCCGCCCAGCGCCGCCACCCCGTTCGGCGTCTTCGAGGCCGCCTACCTCCCGCAGTCCGAGGTGCCGCACGTCGCCGTCCTCCCCGACGGCACCCGCCTCGACATCACCCCACCTTCGGCGGCTGGTCCCGACGGTGGTGTCCCGCCCCGGGACACCACCGTGGCGTCCAGCTCGGGTTCGGCGGCTGGTCCTGATGGTGGTGTCCCGCCCCGGGACACCACCGTGAGGGCCAGCTCGGGTTCGGCGGCTGGTGCTGGTGGTGGTGTCCCGCCCGGGGATGCCACCGTGGCGTCCAGCTCGGGTTCGGCGGCTGGTGCTGGTGGTGGTGTCCCGTCTCCGGATACCACCGTGCGGGCCAGCCGAGGGACTACGGCGGTGCCGCTGGGCCGGCTCGTGTACGCGCGTTCGGGCGACAAGGGCGGGACGGCGAACGTCGGAGTCTGGGTGCCGGCCGAGCACCCGCACCGGCGGGACGCCTATGAATGGCTGGCCGGGTGGCTGGACGCCGACCGGGTGCGGGCGCTGCTCCCGGAGGCGGCCGGGCTCGACCTGACAGTGCATCGACTGCCCCGGCTGGCCGCGCTGAACATCGTCATCGAGGGGCTGCTCGGTGACGGGGTGGCCGCGTCCACCCGATTCGACCCCCAGGCCAAGGCGGTCGGCGAATGGCTGCGCGCCCGGACCGCCGACATACCCACGGAACTGCTCGGATGA
- a CDS encoding TetR/AcrR family transcriptional regulator has product MGRSRTNPAPTAPVTARGRRTRDALLAAGRRLLETRGWPAFTPEQVAQAAGVSYGTFYTYFESKDDLLRLIVRTVAEEMFTESLVGPATADDPYTRIVESNRGYLRAWRTASRVLRLVEQGADSDDTLRRLLLEVRELYVRRGAEGLRRLQEAGLADPELDPRLTAIVLGAMVEQMAHVIYSLREPLDEDEVVNHMSKLWAAAIGLRGRP; this is encoded by the coding sequence ATGGGCCGATCACGCACCAACCCCGCGCCGACCGCGCCGGTCACCGCCCGTGGGCGCCGGACGCGGGACGCGCTGCTGGCGGCCGGCCGGCGGCTGCTGGAGACCCGGGGCTGGCCGGCTTTCACGCCGGAGCAGGTGGCGCAGGCTGCCGGGGTCTCCTACGGGACGTTCTACACCTACTTCGAGTCCAAGGACGATCTGCTGCGCCTGATCGTCCGGACGGTCGCCGAGGAGATGTTCACCGAGAGCCTGGTGGGTCCGGCGACCGCCGACGATCCGTACACCCGGATCGTCGAGTCGAACCGGGGCTACCTGCGGGCCTGGCGCACCGCCTCCCGGGTGTTGCGCCTGGTCGAGCAGGGTGCCGACTCCGACGACACGCTGCGGCGGCTGCTCCTGGAGGTCCGCGAGCTCTACGTGCGGCGGGGCGCCGAGGGCCTGCGCCGCCTGCAGGAGGCGGGCCTGGCCGACCCGGAGCTCGACCCCCGGCTGACCGCGATCGTGCTGGGCGCCATGGTCGAGCAGATGGCGCACGTCATCTACTCGCTGCGCGAGCCGCTCGACGAGGACGAGGTGGTCAACCACATGTCGAAGCTGTGGGCCGCGGCGATCGGCCTGCGCGGCCGTCCTTGA
- a CDS encoding YqjF family protein: MSVEEITTETVRPVARAVLGQRWTDLAFLHWPVDPERVAPLLPPGTVPDVLDGVTYAGLIGFRMERIGFLGGPAVPYLGTFCETNVRLYSVDAEGRRAVVFRSLEAERLVPVLVARAGLRLPYMWARMRLTRRGDELAYVSRRRWPGPRGAATRIRIRVGEPIAEPTPLEHFLTARWGLHTRAWGRTRHLANDHPRWPLHRAELLDLDDSLLAAACLPGIDTPPVSVLYSPGVPVVFGPFAPR, encoded by the coding sequence GTGAGCGTCGAGGAGATCACCACGGAGACGGTGCGGCCGGTGGCCCGGGCCGTGCTCGGGCAGCGCTGGACCGACCTGGCCTTCCTGCACTGGCCGGTGGACCCGGAGCGGGTCGCGCCGCTGCTGCCGCCGGGCACGGTGCCGGACGTGCTCGACGGCGTGACCTATGCCGGGCTGATCGGGTTCCGGATGGAGCGGATCGGGTTCCTGGGCGGACCCGCCGTTCCGTATCTGGGCACGTTCTGCGAGACGAACGTCCGGCTCTACAGCGTCGACGCCGAGGGCCGGCGGGCGGTGGTGTTCCGGTCGCTGGAGGCGGAACGGCTGGTCCCGGTGCTGGTCGCGCGGGCGGGTCTGCGCCTGCCGTACATGTGGGCCCGGATGCGACTGACCCGCCGGGGTGACGAACTCGCCTACGTCTCCCGGCGTCGCTGGCCCGGCCCGCGCGGCGCGGCCACCCGGATCCGGATCCGGGTCGGTGAGCCGATCGCCGAGCCGACGCCGCTGGAGCATTTCCTGACGGCGCGGTGGGGTCTGCACACCCGCGCCTGGGGCCGGACCCGGCACCTGGCCAACGACCACCCGCGCTGGCCGTTGCACCGGGCCGAGCTGCTCGACCTCGACGACTCCCTGCTGGCGGCCGCCTGCCTGCCGGGCATCGACACGCCGCCGGTAAGCGTCCTCTACTCGCCGGGTGTCCCGGTGGTCTTCGGCCCGTTCGCCCCTCGATGA
- a CDS encoding universal stress protein, with translation MRTDAFHGAVDIIGTADRPGHVVAAAIADDDARHTVLEYAAERARDLGLPLRVVHVWDGHRRYPDLLLDAALYDDLDATTAAGAEREICHDRHPAHALSAVSRDAALMVVAATGDPGASHPLGATTAGLIGHTACPLTIVLPT, from the coding sequence ATGCGGACAGACGCCTTCCATGGCGCGGTCGACATCATCGGTACGGCGGATCGCCCCGGTCACGTCGTCGCGGCGGCCATCGCCGACGACGACGCCCGGCACACCGTGCTGGAGTACGCCGCCGAGCGGGCCCGCGACCTGGGCCTGCCGCTGCGCGTGGTGCACGTCTGGGACGGCCACCGGAGATATCCCGACCTGCTGCTGGACGCCGCCCTCTACGACGACCTGGACGCTACCACGGCGGCGGGCGCCGAGCGGGAGATCTGCCACGACCGGCATCCCGCGCACGCGCTGTCCGCGGTGAGCCGGGACGCCGCGCTGATGGTGGTGGCGGCGACCGGCGACCCGGGAGCGTCACATCCGCTGGGCGCGACGACGGCCGGATTGATCGGGCACACCGCCTGCCCCCTGACGATTGTGCTGCCCACCTGA
- a CDS encoding phosphotransferase family protein — MESITKNRQSPAKLRAMVERAYGPAEVPAEDGAIHELAHGWFNVAYRIRLRSGREVVLKIAPPPAVEVMTYERGAMATELAALELIRSRTGVPVPAVHFADTSRELCDADYFFMEYVDADNLGMLRGVRTPAERAAFDEALGALNRELNGIRGDHFGPLAGPGDPTWRAAFLRMIGGVLDDGERRGVDLGHDYAAVRQVIADHAGSLDEVTEPRFVEWDMWDNNVMVRDGRIVAIIDHERAFFGDPLIEAGFTGSEVPAYGDSSAFISGYGRGPATDGERVRRRLYCLYLALIMTIETAYRNFPGTGNYDWARERLAETMALFDRAPR; from the coding sequence GCAGTCGCCGGCCAAGCTGCGGGCGATGGTCGAGCGCGCGTACGGCCCGGCCGAGGTGCCCGCCGAGGACGGCGCGATCCACGAGCTGGCGCATGGCTGGTTCAACGTGGCGTACCGGATCCGGCTGCGCTCCGGCCGGGAGGTGGTTCTCAAGATCGCGCCCCCGCCGGCCGTCGAGGTGATGACCTACGAGCGCGGGGCGATGGCGACCGAGCTGGCCGCCCTGGAGCTGATCCGGAGCCGGACCGGCGTGCCGGTGCCGGCGGTGCACTTCGCCGACACCAGCCGTGAGCTGTGCGACGCCGACTACTTCTTCATGGAGTACGTCGACGCCGACAACCTCGGCATGCTGCGCGGCGTGCGGACGCCCGCCGAACGGGCCGCCTTCGACGAGGCACTCGGCGCGCTCAACCGCGAGCTGAACGGCATCCGCGGCGACCACTTCGGCCCGCTCGCCGGCCCCGGCGACCCGACCTGGCGAGCCGCCTTCCTGCGCATGATCGGCGGGGTGCTCGACGACGGCGAGCGCCGCGGCGTGGACCTCGGCCACGACTACGCCGCGGTGCGCCAGGTGATCGCCGACCACGCGGGCAGCCTGGACGAGGTGACCGAGCCCCGGTTCGTCGAATGGGACATGTGGGACAACAACGTGATGGTCCGGGACGGGCGGATCGTCGCGATCATCGATCACGAGCGGGCGTTCTTCGGGGACCCGCTGATCGAGGCCGGGTTCACCGGCAGCGAGGTGCCGGCGTACGGGGACTCCAGCGCGTTCATCAGCGGGTACGGCCGCGGCCCGGCCACCGACGGCGAGCGCGTCCGGCGTCGGCTGTACTGCCTCTACCTCGCGCTGATCATGACGATCGAGACGGCGTACCGGAACTTCCCCGGCACCGGGAACTACGACTGGGCCCGCGAGCGCCTGGCCGAGACAATGGCCCTGTTTGATCGCGCGCCGCGCTGA